A window from Electrophorus electricus isolate fEleEle1 chromosome 7, fEleEle1.pri, whole genome shotgun sequence encodes these proteins:
- the LOC113591377 gene encoding WW domain-containing adapter protein with coiled-coil-like isoform X1, with amino-acid sequence MVMHARKQPRLADGCNDRRDYQSHQPREAADYWSEHISSSGKKYYYNCKTEVSQWEKPKEWLEREQRQKEASKAVVVNSFPKDRDYRQEAMQATAANSTAVLKPAAADKPSSHSDFSQASSSVAGGPNTSSTSTLSTPTPALQSNASALLQDPTLLRQLLPALQATLQINSSSVDMAKSNEALTAAVTQASLQSVLHKLLAAGPSAFNVTTLLSHAAQLTTQVQQSGQSPMSATPDASSPRSYVSPRVSTPQTNNVPKPLHNASSLPTQPKVSESVMKSGSSLQSPSGTMEKSQELDDPRLHRQNSQGPPSSGPNGCLANDIASATVCPPTTFTPSLALHFDENLVRHVQSWPSDHVEKQASRLREEVHNLGSINMSEICTELKKLRSLVRVCEIQATLREQRVLFLRQQIKELEKLKNQNSFMV; translated from the exons ATGGTAATGCATGCACGGAAACAACCGAGGCTCGCTGATGG GTGCAATGATCGAAGGGATTATCAGTCACACCAG CCGCGTGAGGCGGCTGACTACTGGTCTGAGCACATCAGCTCCTCGGGGAAGAAGTACTACTACAACTGTAAGACGGAGGTCTCTCAGTGGGAGAAACCCAAAGAGTGGTTGGAGAG GGAGCAGCGTCAGAAGGAGGCGTCGAAGGCCGTTGTGGTCAACAGTTTCCCAAAAGACAGAGACTACAGACAAGAGGCCATGCAAGCAACGGCTGCCAACAGCACCGCTGTTCTGA AGCCCGCTGCGGCCGACAAACCCTCGTCGCATTCTGACTTCTCCCAGGCGTCCTCCAGTGTTGCCGGGGGCCCGAACACCTCGAGCACTTCCACTTTGTCCACGCCCACCCCGGCCCTCCAATCGAACGCCTCCGCTCTCCTGCAAGACCCCACCCTCCTCAGGCAGCTTCTCCCTGCGCTGCAGGCCACCCTGCAGATAAACAGTTCCAGCGTGGACATGGCCAAGAGCAATGAGG CCCTTACAGCCGCCGTCACCCAAGCTTCCTTGCAGTCTGTGCTTCATAAACTTCTCGCTGCCGGACCGTCCGCTTTCAACGTCACTACCCTGCTTTCCCACGCCGCTCAGCTGACCACGCAAG TTCAACAGTCTGGCCAGTCTCCCATGTCGGCAACGCCAGACGCCTCGTCTCCGAGGTCTTACGTGTCGCCCAGGGTCAGCACGCCTCAGACCAACAATGTTCCGAAGCCCCTCCACAACGCCAGTTCACTGCCCACTCAGCCAAAG gTTAGCGAGTCTGTGATGAAGTCTGGCTCGTCTCTTCAGAGCCCCTCTGGCACCATGGAGAAATCACAGGAACTGGATGACCCGCGGCTTCATAGGCAAAA CAGTCAGGGGCCTCCGTCTTCGGGGCCCAACGGTTGCCTGGCGAATGACATCGCCAGTGCCACTGTGTGCCCTCCGACAACCTTCACCCCATCACTAGCGCTGCACTTCGATGAGAATCTCGTCCGACATGTTCAGAGCTGGCCTTCAGATCATGTAGAGAAGCAG GCGTCAAGATTACGTGAGGAGGTGCACAACCTGGGTAGCATCAACATGTCTGAGATCTGCACAGAGCTGAAGAAGCTGCGCTCCTTGGTGCGAGTGTGCGAAATTCAGGCGACACTTAGAGAACAAAG GGTGCTCTTCTTGAGACAACAGATCAAGGAGCTAGAGAAACTGAAGAATCAAAACTCCTTCATGGTTTGA
- the LOC113591377 gene encoding WW domain-containing adapter protein with coiled-coil-like isoform X2 yields the protein MVMHARKQPRLADGCNDRRDYQSHQPREAADYWSEHISSSGKKYYYNCKTEVSQWEKPKEWLEREQRQKEASKAVVVNSFPKDRDYRQEAMQATAANSTAVLKPAAADKPSSHSDFSQASSSVAGGPNTSSTSTLSTPTPALQSNASALLQDPTLLRQLLPALQATLQINSSSVDMAKSNEVQQSGQSPMSATPDASSPRSYVSPRVSTPQTNNVPKPLHNASSLPTQPKVSESVMKSGSSLQSPSGTMEKSQELDDPRLHRQNSQGPPSSGPNGCLANDIASATVCPPTTFTPSLALHFDENLVRHVQSWPSDHVEKQASRLREEVHNLGSINMSEICTELKKLRSLVRVCEIQATLREQRVLFLRQQIKELEKLKNQNSFMV from the exons ATGGTAATGCATGCACGGAAACAACCGAGGCTCGCTGATGG GTGCAATGATCGAAGGGATTATCAGTCACACCAG CCGCGTGAGGCGGCTGACTACTGGTCTGAGCACATCAGCTCCTCGGGGAAGAAGTACTACTACAACTGTAAGACGGAGGTCTCTCAGTGGGAGAAACCCAAAGAGTGGTTGGAGAG GGAGCAGCGTCAGAAGGAGGCGTCGAAGGCCGTTGTGGTCAACAGTTTCCCAAAAGACAGAGACTACAGACAAGAGGCCATGCAAGCAACGGCTGCCAACAGCACCGCTGTTCTGA AGCCCGCTGCGGCCGACAAACCCTCGTCGCATTCTGACTTCTCCCAGGCGTCCTCCAGTGTTGCCGGGGGCCCGAACACCTCGAGCACTTCCACTTTGTCCACGCCCACCCCGGCCCTCCAATCGAACGCCTCCGCTCTCCTGCAAGACCCCACCCTCCTCAGGCAGCTTCTCCCTGCGCTGCAGGCCACCCTGCAGATAAACAGTTCCAGCGTGGACATGGCCAAGAGCAATGAGG TTCAACAGTCTGGCCAGTCTCCCATGTCGGCAACGCCAGACGCCTCGTCTCCGAGGTCTTACGTGTCGCCCAGGGTCAGCACGCCTCAGACCAACAATGTTCCGAAGCCCCTCCACAACGCCAGTTCACTGCCCACTCAGCCAAAG gTTAGCGAGTCTGTGATGAAGTCTGGCTCGTCTCTTCAGAGCCCCTCTGGCACCATGGAGAAATCACAGGAACTGGATGACCCGCGGCTTCATAGGCAAAA CAGTCAGGGGCCTCCGTCTTCGGGGCCCAACGGTTGCCTGGCGAATGACATCGCCAGTGCCACTGTGTGCCCTCCGACAACCTTCACCCCATCACTAGCGCTGCACTTCGATGAGAATCTCGTCCGACATGTTCAGAGCTGGCCTTCAGATCATGTAGAGAAGCAG GCGTCAAGATTACGTGAGGAGGTGCACAACCTGGGTAGCATCAACATGTCTGAGATCTGCACAGAGCTGAAGAAGCTGCGCTCCTTGGTGCGAGTGTGCGAAATTCAGGCGACACTTAGAGAACAAAG GGTGCTCTTCTTGAGACAACAGATCAAGGAGCTAGAGAAACTGAAGAATCAAAACTCCTTCATGGTTTGA
- the bambib gene encoding BMP and activin membrane-bound inhibitor homolog (Xenopus laevis) b: MERHSSLVSIWLQLELCAIAVLLTRGEIRCYCDAPHCVATGYMCKSELNACFTRVLDPQSTRSPLSHGCYDPSPTSGIACRSESTYDGLRGPAVLECCHEDMCNYRGLQDLIYTRGESPDRGGRPGTEGGRHVVARVQELPSAKEVWFRAAVIAVPVAGGLVLALLVTLALRMLRSESRRMRRQRREMLSRLHRGFCSQPRAAKARGAKLDLECMVPLGAHESCCLTCDMVRQPELSNQGFLSLVHWGRCSSRGKLELV; this comes from the exons ATGGAGCGGCATTCCAGCCTAGTATCCATTTGGCTTCAGCTAGAGCTTTGTGCGATCGCTGTCCTTTTGACGAGAG GAGAAATTAGGTGTTACTGTGACGCTCCCCACTGCGTGGCCACTGGCTATATGTGCAAGTCGGAGCTTAACGCGTGCTTCACGCGCGTCTTAGACCCCCAAAGCACCAGGTCGCCCCTCTCTCACGGCTGTTACGACCCTTCGCCGACCTCCGGAATCGCATGCCGTTCCGAGTCAACCTACGACGGGCTCCGGGGCCCTGCGGTCCTGGAGTGTTGTCATGAGGACATGTGCAATTACAGAGGCCTGCAGGACCTCATCTACACCAGGGGAGAAAGCCCGG ACCGCGGGGGCCGGCCCGGGACCGAAGGCGGCCGCCACGTGGTGGCCCGCGTCCAGGAGCTCCCCTCGGCCAAGGAGGTGTGGTTCCGCGCGGCCGTCATCGCCGTGCCCGTCGCCGGCGGCCTGGTGCTGGCGCTGCTGGTCACTCTGGCGCTGCGCATGCTCCGCAGCGAGAGCCGGCGCATGCGGCGGCAGAGGCGGGAGATGCTCTCGCGCCTGCACCGCGGCTTCTGCAGCCAGCCGCGCGCCGCCAAGGCCCGCGGCGCCAAGCTGGACCTGGAGTGCATGGTGCCGCTCGGTGCGCACGAGAGCTGCTGCCTGACGTGCGACATGGTCAGGCAGCCCGAGCTGAGCAACCAGGGATTCCTGTCTCTGGTCCACTGGGggaggtgcagcagcagggggaAGCTGGAGTTGGTCTGA